In Tachysurus vachellii isolate PV-2020 chromosome 3, HZAU_Pvac_v1, whole genome shotgun sequence, one genomic interval encodes:
- the tuft1b gene encoding tuftelin 1b isoform X1 → MEDSHRAEQETPAVVCGAQIRPDSSRLLGEKIEVIKVYLERGTHEQNKEQQSVTMLTDEVSHIQEVRYCLKTLREQMAARHNNNKSPVNGIRVHIPSTNSPVSNTSVDSSVDASVPENQEQECVRLGEMIKHLNAQLQEAERRHQEDRQALQAENRELLQRLEEQNELLQQTQKQSEGQSHRTEELQTLLENLKQENSSLHYKIAEGEAELQELQALKDGEDVKRCKQLEKEQAVLKEKIHHLDDMLKSQQRKMRHMIEQLQNSRVMMEERERLIGDLEEKVSFLEAENREMREKMEFCVGDQAHSSHQSEPQIVYSKTLTPTSSGNKSLPFIKVIEIKS, encoded by the exons CCTGCAGTGGTTTGTGGAGCGCAGATAAGACCAGATTCCAGCAGACTGTTAGGAGAGAAGATAGAAGTCATCAAG GTGTATCTTGAACGAGGCACACACGAGCAAAACAAGGAACAACAAAGTGTCACAATGCTGACAGATGAGGTTTCACACATCCAGGAG GTGAGGTACTGCCTGAAGACTCTGAGGGAACAGATGGCAGCcagacataataataacaag AGTCCAGTCAATGGGATTCGAGTTCACATACCGAGCACCAATTCCCCCGTCTCCAACACCAGTGTGGACTCCAGTGTGGACGCGTCTGTCCCTGAGAACCAG gagcaggagtgtgtgaggttGGGAGAGATGATTAAACATCTGAATGCTCAGCTTCAGGAGGCAGAAAGGAGACACCAGGAGGACAGACAGGCATTACAG GCAGAGAACAGAGAGCTCCTGCAGCGCCTGGAGGAGCAAAACGAGCTACTGCAGCAGACCCAGAAGCAGTCAGAGGGGCAGAGCCATCGCACTGAGGAGCTGCAGACACTTCTAGAAAATCTGAAGCAGGAGAATTCCAGCCTTCATTACAAAATAGCTGAAGGTGAGGCTGAACTTCAGGAACTCCAAGCACTGAAGGATGGGGAAGATGTAAAAAG atgtAAACAACTGGAAAAAGAACAAGCAGTTCTGAAGGAGAAAATCCATCACCTAGATGACATGTTAAAGAGCCAACAGAGGAAAATGAGACACATGATAgagcag CTTCAGAACTCTCGGGTTATgatggaggagagagagcgacTGATTGGTGATCTAGAGGAAAAAGTGTCTTTTCTGGAAGCAGAG AACAGAGAGATGCGGGAAAAGATGGAGTTCTGTGTGGGTGATCAAGCACACAGTTCTCATCAGTCAGAACCTCAGATTGTATACAG TAAGACTTTGACACCAACAAGTTCAGGAAACAAGTCACTGCCTTTCATCAAAGTGATTGAGATCAAGTCTTGA
- the tuft1b gene encoding tuftelin 1b isoform X2: MLTDEVSHIQEVRYCLKTLREQMAARHNNNKSPVNGIRVHIPSTNSPVSNTSVDSSVDASVPENQEQECVRLGEMIKHLNAQLQEAERRHQEDRQALQAENRELLQRLEEQNELLQQTQKQSEGQSHRTEELQTLLENLKQENSSLHYKIAEGEAELQELQALKDGEDVKRCKQLEKEQAVLKEKIHHLDDMLKSQQRKMRHMIEQLQNSRVMMEERERLIGDLEEKVSFLEAENREMREKMEFCVGDQAHSSHQSEPQIVYSKTLTPTSSGNKSLPFIKVIEIKS; the protein is encoded by the exons ATGCTGACAGATGAGGTTTCACACATCCAGGAG GTGAGGTACTGCCTGAAGACTCTGAGGGAACAGATGGCAGCcagacataataataacaag AGTCCAGTCAATGGGATTCGAGTTCACATACCGAGCACCAATTCCCCCGTCTCCAACACCAGTGTGGACTCCAGTGTGGACGCGTCTGTCCCTGAGAACCAG gagcaggagtgtgtgaggttGGGAGAGATGATTAAACATCTGAATGCTCAGCTTCAGGAGGCAGAAAGGAGACACCAGGAGGACAGACAGGCATTACAG GCAGAGAACAGAGAGCTCCTGCAGCGCCTGGAGGAGCAAAACGAGCTACTGCAGCAGACCCAGAAGCAGTCAGAGGGGCAGAGCCATCGCACTGAGGAGCTGCAGACACTTCTAGAAAATCTGAAGCAGGAGAATTCCAGCCTTCATTACAAAATAGCTGAAGGTGAGGCTGAACTTCAGGAACTCCAAGCACTGAAGGATGGGGAAGATGTAAAAAG atgtAAACAACTGGAAAAAGAACAAGCAGTTCTGAAGGAGAAAATCCATCACCTAGATGACATGTTAAAGAGCCAACAGAGGAAAATGAGACACATGATAgagcag CTTCAGAACTCTCGGGTTATgatggaggagagagagcgacTGATTGGTGATCTAGAGGAAAAAGTGTCTTTTCTGGAAGCAGAG AACAGAGAGATGCGGGAAAAGATGGAGTTCTGTGTGGGTGATCAAGCACACAGTTCTCATCAGTCAGAACCTCAGATTGTATACAG TAAGACTTTGACACCAACAAGTTCAGGAAACAAGTCACTGCCTTTCATCAAAGTGATTGAGATCAAGTCTTGA